The following DNA comes from Gemmatimonadota bacterium.
CCAGTTCATTGCGCACTTTAACCAGTTCTGCGCGCAGGGCTTCACTCTGTTCTTGCAGCACAAAAAGCTCGGCCACCGAACTTTCAATTGCTTCAATATTTGAGATCAGGGTACCACCCTGGGCGCGAATGCGACTGAAGCGCTCCTCTTCTTCACCTTGCTGCGTCAGAGCCGCCAACTGCGCTTCAAAAGTGTTTCGCTCTGTGGCGATCTCGGCAATAACCTGATTAAATGTCTCTGGCGTTGCAGCAGCGATGAGACGCGGTGCTGCAGCTACAATGGCACCGCTTTGTTGGGCGACTCCAAATGCGGCTGCCATTCCGGGCACACTGCCTTCATTCACGCGACTTTGCGCGTCACCCACACTGTTGAAGGAAAACCAGCCAACCAGACTCGCCCCCATAGTGAGGACAACAGCACCGCCAATACCCAAATAGAGTTGCGTCGAGATTCGGTAGCGGCCTTCAAGCAGGTGTTTTAGTATGTCAATCATGGCTTTATTGCGTCCCGCAGAGTTTGGATCGAGCGATAGCTGCCATCTGTGCCAATCACGGTGAGAAAAACAGCGTCTGAACCCTGATTGTCATTTGCGCCATAGCGAAGTTCAAAGCCATCCAGATCAATAGTATCGGCACCGCGCAAATTCTTGAGAAACCCAACGCGGTCAACCTCTCTGCCACAGCGTTCGAGAGCAGCGATAGCCAATCGCCCCGCCAAATAGCCTTCGTAGGAGACAAAACCGGGAGTCGCTTCGGGGGCGTGGGCCGTTAGAGCACGACGATAGGCAACACCAACGGGGAGAGTGTTATCTGTTGGAAAAGGTACGACCTGAGTGACGAAGACCCCAGCACCACCGCGACCGAGTTCCCTGGCCAACGCATTGCTGCCCACAAAGGAGATGGTCATGAATACGGGATCCATACCCGTGTGCCGCGCCCAGGCAATCAGCGTTGCCACCGGCTTGTAAGCTCCGATCAGGATTACGGCATCGGGATTTGCACTATGCAGGTTGAGCAGACCCGTCTTCACCGCCGTGGTATTGCGTTGGTACACCCCTATTGCCACAGGTTCCATGCTACGCCGCTCAAGAGCCTGCCGCACGCCGCGATAACCCGCCCGACCAAAAGAGTCATCCTGGTACATAACGGCAATGCGTTTAATACCCAGGTCTGTAGTCAAACGAGCGACCATAGCCTCGGTCTCCTGGTTATAGGACGCCCGCAGGTTAATCACGTTTTGCCACCTGACTTCACGCAGG
Coding sequences within:
- a CDS encoding ABC transporter substrate-binding protein, with product FALVGAVGTPTSLSATPVAAAAGVPYIAPFTGAAFLREVRWQNVINLRASYNQETEAMVARLTTDLGIKRIAVMYQDDSFGRAGYRGVRQALERRSMEPVAIGVYQRNTTAVKTGLLNLHSANPDAVILIGAYKPVATLIAWARHTGMDPVFMTISFVGSNALARELGRGGAGVFVTQVVPFPTDNTLPVGVAYRRALTAHAPEATPGFVSYEGYLAGRLAIAALERCGREVDRVGFLKNLRGADTIDLDGFELRYGANDNQGSDAVFLTVIGTDGSYRSIQTLRDAIKP